A single window of Deinococcus aquiradiocola DNA harbors:
- the cutA gene encoding divalent-cation tolerance protein CutA, producing MSLVVLITVPEDQARDLARTLVRERLAGSVNVLSGSHSVYVWEGDVSEDTESLLLVKTTRERYGALQARVRELHPYQIPEILALDTVQELPEFSAWLRGVLPV from the coding sequence ATGTCACTCGTCGTGCTCATCACTGTTCCTGAAGATCAGGCGCGCGACCTGGCCCGCACCCTCGTCCGCGAGCGGCTGGCAGGCAGCGTCAACGTGCTCTCAGGCAGCCACTCCGTGTACGTGTGGGAGGGCGACGTGTCCGAGGACACCGAATCGCTTCTGCTCGTCAAGACCACCCGCGAACGCTACGGGGCCCTGCAGGCGCGCGTGCGGGAACTGCACCCGTACCAGATTCCGGAAATCCTGGCGCTGGATACCGTGCAGGAACTCCCGGAGTTCAGCGCGTGGCTGCGGGGCGTCCTGCCCGTATGA
- a CDS encoding DUF1697 domain-containing protein: MPLPSRPPVPPATRPAPLHVALLRGINVGGHRRVTMPALKAVLAGLDLQDARTHVQSGNVVFRAHCPDAGTLEGALADAFGFPVGVTLRTREEWLAARHGNPYHAQALADGTRVHLACLSSEPDAEGLASLLAVPRGPDDWTLSGRTLYLHLPNGMARTRLDHGTLERRLGVQVTVRNWRTVDALAILLGP, translated from the coding sequence ATGCCTCTCCCCTCCCGGCCGCCCGTCCCGCCCGCCACCCGCCCGGCCCCGCTGCACGTGGCCCTCCTGCGCGGCATCAACGTGGGCGGGCACCGGCGCGTCACGATGCCCGCCCTGAAGGCCGTCCTGGCGGGCCTGGACCTGCAGGACGCGCGGACGCACGTGCAGAGCGGGAACGTGGTGTTCCGCGCGCACTGCCCGGACGCCGGCACCCTGGAGGGCGCACTGGCGGACGCGTTCGGCTTCCCGGTCGGCGTGACGCTCCGGACGCGCGAGGAGTGGCTGGCCGCCCGGCACGGCAACCCGTACCACGCGCAGGCACTCGCGGACGGCACGCGCGTCCACCTCGCGTGCCTGAGCAGCGAGCCGGACGCCGAGGGGCTCGCCTCGCTGCTGGCCGTGCCGCGCGGCCCGGACGACTGGACGCTGTCGGGCCGGACGCTGTACCTGCACCTCCCGAACGGCATGGCGCGCACGCGCCTGGATCACGGGACGCTGGAGCGGCGGCTGGGCGTACAGGTCACGGTCCGCAACTGGCGCACCGTGGACGCCCTCGCAATCCTGCTCGGCCCCTGA
- a CDS encoding DsbA family oxidoreductase has protein sequence MTAPLSTLTDSATLPRITVDIWSDIACPWCYIGKRRFEQALGQFPQAAQVDVVWHSFELDPTAPAVNPVGMRDGLAMKYGTSTDKAQGMLDSMTATAAQEGLEYHFERASLANTFQAHQVIHLAARHGLQDAMKERLLKAYMTEGETLSDTDTLVRLAGQVGLDAQEVRDALDAQTYAQAVRQDEAQARAYGIQGVPFFVLGGKYGVSGAQDPATLRGALEQVWNEIAPQPAPLQLLGTPDAADGCEDGSCAVPSLKD, from the coding sequence ATGACCGCCCCCCTCAGCACCCTCACCGATTCCGCCACCCTGCCGCGCATCACGGTCGACATCTGGTCCGACATCGCCTGCCCGTGGTGCTACATCGGCAAGCGCCGCTTCGAGCAGGCGCTCGGCCAGTTCCCGCAGGCCGCGCAGGTGGACGTCGTGTGGCACAGCTTCGAACTCGACCCGACCGCGCCCGCCGTGAACCCCGTCGGCATGCGCGACGGGCTCGCCATGAAGTACGGCACCAGCACCGACAAGGCCCAGGGCATGCTGGACAGCATGACCGCCACCGCCGCGCAGGAAGGCCTGGAGTACCACTTCGAGCGCGCCAGCCTCGCCAACACCTTCCAGGCGCACCAGGTCATTCACCTCGCCGCCCGGCACGGCCTGCAGGACGCCATGAAGGAACGCCTCCTGAAGGCGTACATGACGGAAGGCGAGACGCTCAGCGACACGGACACCCTGGTGCGCCTCGCCGGGCAGGTCGGGCTGGACGCGCAGGAGGTCCGGGACGCGCTGGACGCCCAGACGTACGCGCAGGCCGTCCGGCAGGACGAGGCGCAGGCCCGCGCGTACGGCATTCAGGGCGTGCCGTTCTTCGTGCTGGGCGGCAAGTACGGCGTGTCCGGCGCGCAGGACCCCGCCACGCTGCGCGGCGCGCTGGAACAGGTGTGGAACGAGATCGCGCCCCAGCCCGCCCCGCTGCAGCTGCTCGGCACGCCGGACGCCGCCGACGGCTGCGAGGACGGCTCCTGCGCCGTGCCCAGCCTGAAGGACTGA
- a CDS encoding aminotransferase class III-fold pyridoxal phosphate-dependent enzyme translates to MPEAHPDTHEVIQQNRDHTLFSWSVQTQTNPIHMTGGKGSHFYDGDGNTWLDFSSQLININVGHQHPAVLNAIKAQVDTMCFAGPSFATDVRATLGRKLREVTGLGKSFFTLGGSEANENAMKIARLYTGRDKIITRYRSYHGATMGSMTASGDPRRWPVEPGVPGIVRAFDPYCYRCPFGQQVDSCKRECVSHIEEIIQMEGPHTIAAIMVEGITGSNGLLVPPDDYYPKLRALCDKYGILLIDDEVMSGFGRTGTWLATQHYGIKPDIVTCAKGLTSGYMPLGAVVVTDAIAEYFETHFLAGGLTYSGHPVSLAAAVANLQVYEDEHLFEHTRELGAYLGQRLEAMKARYACVGDVRYKGLFSVLELVKDKVTREPLAPFNGTSPEMGRLAAHIKSKHVYAYSRFNFLWVCPPLVVTREELDAGLAVYEEALALVDQLIGAPVAAD, encoded by the coding sequence ATGCCAGAAGCACACCCGGACACGCACGAGGTCATCCAGCAGAACCGCGACCACACCCTGTTCTCGTGGAGCGTGCAGACGCAGACGAACCCCATCCACATGACGGGCGGCAAGGGCAGTCACTTCTATGACGGGGACGGCAACACGTGGCTGGACTTTTCCAGCCAGCTCATCAACATCAACGTCGGGCATCAGCACCCGGCCGTCCTGAACGCCATCAAGGCGCAGGTGGACACCATGTGCTTCGCCGGACCGAGCTTCGCCACCGACGTCCGCGCGACCCTGGGCAGGAAGCTGCGCGAGGTGACGGGCCTCGGCAAGAGCTTCTTCACGCTGGGCGGCAGCGAAGCGAACGAGAACGCCATGAAGATCGCCCGCCTGTACACCGGCCGCGACAAGATCATCACCCGTTACCGCAGCTACCACGGCGCCACCATGGGCAGCATGACCGCCAGCGGCGACCCCCGGCGCTGGCCCGTCGAGCCGGGCGTGCCCGGCATCGTCCGCGCCTTCGACCCGTACTGCTACCGTTGCCCCTTCGGTCAGCAGGTGGACAGCTGCAAACGCGAGTGCGTGTCCCACATCGAGGAGATCATCCAGATGGAAGGGCCGCACACCATCGCCGCCATCATGGTCGAGGGCATCACCGGCAGCAACGGCCTGCTCGTCCCGCCCGACGACTACTACCCCAAGCTGCGCGCATTGTGCGACAAGTACGGCATCCTGCTGATCGACGACGAGGTCATGAGCGGTTTCGGACGCACCGGCACGTGGCTCGCCACGCAGCACTACGGCATCAAGCCCGACATCGTCACCTGCGCCAAGGGCCTCACCAGCGGATACATGCCGCTCGGCGCGGTCGTCGTCACGGACGCCATCGCGGAGTACTTCGAGACGCACTTCCTGGCGGGCGGCCTCACGTACAGCGGCCACCCCGTCTCGCTGGCCGCCGCCGTCGCCAACCTGCAGGTGTACGAGGACGAGCACCTCTTCGAGCACACCCGTGAACTGGGCGCGTACCTGGGCCAGCGCCTGGAAGCCATGAAAGCCCGGTACGCCTGCGTCGGCGACGTGCGCTACAAGGGCCTGTTCAGCGTGCTGGAACTCGTGAAAGACAAGGTGACCAGGGAGCCGCTCGCCCCCTTCAACGGCACCTCGCCCGAGATGGGCCGACTGGCCGCGCACATCAAGAGCAAACACGTGTACGCCTACAGCCGCTTCAACTTCCTGTGGGTCTGTCCGCCCCTCGTGGTGACCAGAGAAGAACTGGACGCCGGGCTGGCCGTGTACGAGGAAGCCCTCGCGCTCGTGGATCAGCTGATCGGCGCGCCCGTCGCCGCCGACTGA
- a CDS encoding CoA-acylating methylmalonate-semialdehyde dehydrogenase — MTDTAIKPAPINHWLNGKLTPGTSGRSARVFNPATGEVQGLVDLASVEEIGAAVEAATAAAARWRTVPLSRRAEIMFRFRALLDAGRDDLARILTREHGKVHADALGEIARGIENVDFACGIPNLLKGGYSEGASTGVDVYSIQQPLGVVAGITPFNFPAMVPLWMIANALACGNAFILKPSEKDPSASLFIADLLQRAGLPDGVFTVIHGDKVAVDAILEHPGIAAVSFVGSTPIARYIYRKGTEHGKRVQALGGAKNHMLVLPDADVSMAADAAVSAAYGSAGERCMAISVVLAVGDVADELVDAIASRLPALKVGPGSDAANEMGPLISREHRDKVAGYIGSAAGQGAKIVVDGREQQFAGNGFFLGVSLLDHVTPDMDAYRDEIFGPVLCVVRVPSYEAGLKLINDNEFGNGTAIFTRDGGAARQFQFDCQVGMVGVNVPIPVPVAYYSFGGWKASLFGDTHMYGPDGIKFYTRTKVITSRWPDPASSRVDLGFPQNR, encoded by the coding sequence ATGACTGACACCGCTATCAAACCCGCGCCCATCAACCACTGGCTGAACGGCAAGCTGACGCCCGGCACGTCGGGCCGCAGCGCCCGGGTGTTCAACCCCGCGACAGGCGAAGTGCAGGGCCTCGTGGACCTCGCCAGCGTGGAAGAGATCGGCGCGGCCGTGGAGGCCGCCACGGCCGCCGCCGCCAGATGGCGGACCGTGCCGCTCAGCAGGCGCGCCGAGATCATGTTCCGCTTCCGGGCGCTGCTGGACGCGGGCCGTGACGACCTGGCCCGCATCCTGACGCGCGAGCACGGCAAGGTGCACGCGGACGCGCTGGGCGAGATCGCGCGCGGCATCGAGAACGTCGATTTCGCGTGCGGCATCCCGAACCTGCTCAAGGGCGGGTACTCCGAGGGGGCGAGTACCGGCGTGGACGTGTACAGCATCCAGCAGCCGCTCGGTGTGGTGGCGGGCATCACGCCGTTCAACTTCCCGGCGATGGTGCCGCTCTGGATGATTGCGAATGCGCTGGCGTGCGGGAACGCCTTCATCCTGAAACCCAGCGAGAAGGACCCCAGCGCCAGTCTCTTCATCGCGGACCTGCTGCAGCGCGCGGGCCTGCCGGACGGCGTGTTCACCGTCATTCACGGCGACAAGGTGGCCGTGGACGCCATTCTGGAGCACCCCGGCATCGCTGCCGTGAGCTTTGTCGGGTCCACCCCGATCGCCCGGTACATCTACCGGAAGGGCACCGAGCACGGCAAGCGCGTGCAGGCGCTCGGCGGCGCGAAGAACCACATGCTGGTCCTGCCGGACGCGGACGTCAGCATGGCGGCCGACGCTGCCGTGAGCGCCGCGTACGGCAGTGCCGGGGAGCGCTGCATGGCGATCAGCGTCGTGCTGGCTGTCGGCGATGTGGCGGACGAACTGGTGGACGCCATCGCGTCGCGCCTGCCTGCCCTGAAGGTCGGGCCGGGCAGCGACGCCGCGAACGAGATGGGGCCACTGATCTCCCGCGAGCACCGCGACAAGGTCGCCGGGTACATCGGCAGTGCTGCCGGGCAGGGCGCGAAGATCGTGGTGGACGGCCGGGAACAGCAGTTCGCCGGGAACGGCTTCTTCCTGGGCGTGTCACTGCTCGACCACGTCACGCCCGACATGGACGCGTACCGCGACGAGATCTTCGGGCCGGTCCTGTGCGTGGTGCGCGTCCCCAGCTACGAGGCGGGCCTGAAGCTCATCAACGACAACGAGTTCGGGAACGGCACGGCCATCTTCACGCGGGACGGCGGGGCGGCCCGGCAGTTCCAGTTCGACTGCCAGGTCGGCATGGTCGGCGTGAATGTCCCGATCCCCGTGCCCGTCGCGTACTACAGCTTCGGCGGCTGGAAGGCCAGCCTGTTCGGGGACACGCACATGTACGGCCCGGACGGCATCAAGTTCTACACGCGCACCAAGGTCATCACGTCCCGCTGGCCCGACCCTGCCAGCAGCCGGGTGGACCTGGGCTTTCCGCAGAACCGCTGA